Proteins co-encoded in one Solea senegalensis isolate Sse05_10M linkage group LG8, IFAPA_SoseM_1, whole genome shotgun sequence genomic window:
- the LOC122773561 gene encoding rab effector MyRIP-like, which produces MKQELAEEGSRCSILSKQHRFNEHCCIRCCAPFTFLLNPKRLCLDCQYNVCKNCCAYDKRDKAWLCSVCQKGRSMLAAQQRREKIWVQ; this is translated from the exons ATGAAGCAGGAGCTGGCGGAGGAGGGCAGCAGATGCTCCATCCTCTCCAAGCAGCACCGTTTCAACGAGCACTGCTGTATCCGCTGCTGCGCGCCCTTCACCTTTCTGCTCAACCCCAAGCGTCTGTGCCTGGACTGTCAGTACAACGTCTGCAAGAACTGCTGCGCCTACGACAAGAGGGACAAAGCCTGGCTCTGCTCCGTGTGCCAGAAGGGCAG ATCGATGCTGGCTGCACAGCAAAGGAGGGAGAAGATATGGGTCCAATAA